The Patescibacteria group bacterium genomic interval TTGATTCCGTAACTGGAATAGAAATTATTTCAGGTCAAGTTCCTGGTGGGATTTAGAAAATATATGTTTAATAGAAATCACAAAAGTGGATTTACTCTCATAGAACTTCTTGTAGTCATTTCAATTATCGGACTTTTATCTTCTGTGGTTTTAGCAAGTCTTAATACCGCGCGGACAAAAGCAAGAGATGCAAAAAGGCAAGCAGATATAAGACAATTAGAAATAGCTCTTGAGTTTAATTACGACAAATATGGTGCTTATACGCAGGTAGAGAACTTATGTACCGACACGAGTAATGGAGCCGAAGGTAGTTGTGGCGGCGCTGGAGGTACCGGAGACTGGGACGCAAACAGTGATATACGGGATTTGATTACAGACGGTTTTATGAGTGCGCTACCCAAGGACCCACTTAATAATTCAACATATAGATATACTTATGAGCCGTGGAATGCCGGA includes:
- a CDS encoding type II secretion system protein, coding for MFNRNHKSGFTLIELLVVISIIGLLSSVVLASLNTARTKARDAKRQADIRQLEIALEFNYDKYGAYTQVENLCTDTSNGAEGSCGGAGGTGDWDANSDIRDLITDGFMSALPKDPLNNSTYRYTYEPWNAGQGGYVNAGQAYDLCATLEAGGTFCINRRN